The Nostoc sp. 'Lobaria pulmonaria (5183) cyanobiont' DNA window GCGGTTACTAGAGGACTAGTACCGCAAGGCGGAAGTCAAAAGTCAAAAATCAAAAGTTAAAAAGCTTTCATTTTGGGCTTTCTGGCTGTAATGAAATGGTAAGTTTATTTCTGCCGCCTTGTACTAGGGAATAAACAAGATAAACTCTAGTAATAACTAAGTACAGTTTTGCGTAAAAGTGTAGCGTTTTTAATGCAAGCTGATGCATTAACAATGTAAGCCGACGCATTAACAATGTAAGCTGATGCATTAACAATGCAAGCTGATGCATTAGCAATGCAAGCCGACGCATTAACAATGCAAGCCGACGCATTAACAATGCAAGCTGATGCATTAGCAATGCAAGCCGACGCATTAGCAATGCAAGCCGACGCATTAACAATGCAAGCTGATGCATTAACAATGTAAGCCGACGCATTGGCATTGCAGGGTATTGCCTTGTTTAATTCGCAGAGTTCTTTCGCCACGTTAACGATTTATCTCACTACCTCTCGATCGCTACATCTGGCAGGCGACTCCACTCATTCCAAGAGCCATCGTAATTCCGAACATTCGGATAACCCAATAAATACTTCAACACAAACCAGATATATCCAGAACGCCCACCGATAGTACAGTAGGGAAACACTTCTTTATCAGCCGTAATGCCCTTACTGTCATAAAGATTTTTCAATTCGTTGAATGATTTAAAAGTTCCATCCTCATTGAGAATTAAGGTATGCTCAAGATGCACTGCACCGGGAATATGTCCAGTGAGTTGACCTTCTTGTGGTGGCTGATCGAAAAACCACTCACCAGAATATTCTTGAGGTGTTCGGACATCTACCAACACGCGATCGCTTCTACCTATCGATACCTGAATTTCATTGTGTAATACTCGCAGATCAGCATCAATACCTCTAGCACAGTAATCAGTAGAAGCAAACGTAGATAATTCAGTTGCTAGTGGACGACCTTCTGATTTCCATTTTTGGTAGCCGCCATTGAGAACTCGTATATTCTCATGACCAAAGACTTTCAACAACCAGAAAATCCAGGCTCCTGTTCCCGGATAACTGCCATAAGCAATCACTGTGGTGTCATTGGTGATGCCTGAACGTGCCATCAGCTTTTCAAAAGCGATCGCATCCAAATTCATCTTCAAATCGGGCAAGAGTAAGTCTGCAAAAATGTTCCAGAAGACAGCACCAGGTATGTGAGCATTTTTGTACGGCTCTGGACTCATATCCACTTCAATAATGCGGATGTTTGGATCGTTAAGATGATTTGCAAGCCACTGGGTATCAACGATAACAGATGGATCGGCGTATTGAGACACTTATATTTCTCCTGTAATAGCGCGAAAAGAATTGAAAGTTGTGTTTCCTCAACGATTTAGTCTTGGTTATAGTTGGGAAATACGATGTGTGATGTCCGATGCACTAAGGTTGTGGAAATAGAGAATAAGGAAAAGCCGATGAGTGGGTGGAATACTGCTAAAGGCAAAGAATGCAAGTAAATTGTGAGAAATTGCAGTCCCAGCAGCACTGGCAAACTTACTGTCAGGTTTCGGACTCTTCGAGGAAAGGGAATTAAAAACACCCATATCAACAAAATTAGTGAGAGTCCGCCATATCCTCGCACGAGCCAAATATGAAGATTCCACCAATCAGAGTTGTAAAAATAAGCCAGTCCAACACTGAATATTTGGATTATTAAACAG harbors:
- a CDS encoding sulfurtransferase; this translates as MSQYADPSVIVDTQWLANHLNDPNIRIIEVDMSPEPYKNAHIPGAVFWNIFADLLLPDLKMNLDAIAFEKLMARSGITNDTTVIAYGSYPGTGAWIFWLLKVFGHENIRVLNGGYQKWKSEGRPLATELSTFASTDYCARGIDADLRVLHNEIQVSIGRSDRVLVDVRTPQEYSGEWFFDQPPQEGQLTGHIPGAVHLEHTLILNEDGTFKSFNELKNLYDSKGITADKEVFPYCTIGGRSGYIWFVLKYLLGYPNVRNYDGSWNEWSRLPDVAIER
- a CDS encoding DUF6220 domain-containing protein; this encodes MTVNSGIDDTQISGRWIQISFLIAAVLFNLCLIIQIFSVGLAYFYNSDWWNLHIWLVRGYGGLSLILLIWVFLIPFPRRVRNLTVSLPVLLGLQFLTIYLHSLPLAVFHPLIGFSLFSISTTLVHRTSHIVFPNYNQD